The following proteins are encoded in a genomic region of Pikeienuella piscinae:
- a CDS encoding 2-isopropylmalate synthase has protein sequence MNTTDRTDTPGANQTAVDANDPNHVLIFDTTLRDGEQSPGATMTLQEKLDIAAILDQMGVDIIEAGFPIASEGDFEAVSEIARMAERSVICGLARAAKGDIDRAWDAVRHAKKPRIHTFIGTSPLHRQHQLAMDRDQVLRKIEDTVSHARALCDNVQWSPMDATRTERDYLIETVKVAIAAGATTINIPDTVGYTAPRESAQIIRDLLENVPGLDKCVIATHCHNDLGMATANSLAAVEAGARQIECTINGLGERAGNTALEEVVMALRVRRDIMPYHTGLDTTKIMSASRMVATASGFPVQFNKAIVGKNAFAHESGIHQDGVLKNAETFEIMKPEDVGLSASALVMGKHSGRAAFRAKLKDLGIDLGDNAFQEAFVRFKALADSKKDVYDEDIVALIDDERTSAANDRIRIRSLRVVCGTGAPRSAELTLAIDGVDHEVTAEGDGPVDAAFAAVNKLVPHEAVLKLYQVNAVMDGIDAQATVSVKLEEDGRIVTGQAADTDTVVASTRAYVIALNRLTLRRGKSAPNATISLAS, from the coding sequence ATGAACACAACCGACCGAACCGACACCCCCGGCGCGAATCAAACCGCCGTAGACGCCAACGACCCCAACCACGTGCTGATCTTCGACACGACGCTGCGCGACGGCGAGCAGTCGCCCGGCGCGACGATGACGCTTCAGGAGAAGCTCGACATAGCCGCGATCCTCGATCAGATGGGCGTCGATATCATCGAAGCCGGCTTTCCCATCGCCTCTGAGGGAGATTTCGAGGCGGTGAGCGAAATCGCCCGCATGGCGGAACGATCGGTGATCTGCGGCCTCGCGCGCGCCGCGAAAGGCGATATCGACCGCGCATGGGATGCGGTGCGCCATGCGAAGAAGCCACGTATCCACACCTTCATCGGCACCTCCCCTCTCCATCGCCAGCACCAACTCGCGATGGATCGCGATCAGGTTCTGCGCAAGATCGAGGACACCGTCAGCCACGCCCGCGCGCTTTGCGACAATGTGCAATGGTCGCCGATGGACGCGACAAGGACCGAGCGCGATTATCTGATCGAGACGGTGAAGGTCGCCATCGCCGCAGGCGCGACGACGATCAACATCCCCGACACTGTCGGCTACACGGCGCCGCGTGAATCGGCGCAGATCATCCGTGATCTGCTCGAGAACGTGCCGGGACTCGACAAATGCGTGATCGCGACTCACTGCCACAACGATCTCGGAATGGCGACCGCGAACTCACTGGCAGCGGTGGAGGCCGGCGCGCGGCAGATCGAATGCACGATCAACGGGCTTGGCGAGCGAGCCGGAAACACTGCGCTCGAAGAGGTGGTGATGGCGCTGCGCGTTCGGCGGGATATAATGCCCTATCATACAGGGCTGGACACGACGAAGATCATGAGCGCATCGCGCATGGTCGCCACCGCATCCGGCTTCCCGGTGCAGTTCAACAAGGCGATCGTCGGCAAGAACGCCTTCGCGCATGAGAGCGGCATCCATCAGGACGGCGTGTTGAAGAACGCCGAGACTTTCGAGATCATGAAGCCGGAGGATGTGGGCCTCTCCGCCAGCGCGCTGGTGATGGGCAAGCATTCGGGGCGCGCCGCCTTTCGCGCCAAGCTGAAGGATCTCGGCATCGATCTCGGCGACAATGCGTTTCAGGAAGCGTTCGTGCGCTTCAAGGCCCTCGCCGATTCGAAGAAGGACGTCTACGACGAGGATATCGTCGCGCTGATCGACGATGAGCGCACGTCGGCCGCCAATGACCGCATCCGCATCCGGTCGCTCCGCGTTGTCTGCGGAACCGGCGCGCCGCGCTCCGCCGAACTGACGCTGGCCATCGACGGGGTCGATCATGAAGTGACGGCGGAGGGTGACGGCCCGGTGGACGCCGCCTTCGCGGCGGTGAACAAGCTGGTTCCTCATGAGGCGGTCCTCAAGCTCTATCAGGTGAACGCGGTGATGGACGGGATCGACGCGCAGGCGACCGTATCGGTCAAACTGGAGGAGG
- a CDS encoding MORN repeat-containing protein, producing the protein MRGIDRWATLGARMASAGAIALLPYCAAADEASVAVKKYDSGGVYEGEFKDGKQHGYGSFTLPGGYEYEGEWVEGRIEGEGRVKYENGSVYVGEFKDGAPNGRGQITYSDGGSYEGDWVGGVIQGSGVATYADGARYEGEFQNSAHNGRGVMTRPNGYRYEGEWTDGAPDGEGTVTYSDGSVYTGTFKAGVREGTGEITMPDGFVYKGEWKAGQIAGMGAATYANGDAYEGEFVNGEREGEGRAHYANGDIYEGAFVAGKRQGKGMLTAANGDVYEGEWVEGRFEGPGVARLADGRVLEGVFVDNAITGVGKMTTADGGVYEGEWVEGRIEGQGEFRYASGAVYKGEFKNGRINGEGRIVYPDGYEYEGEWADDQPNGTGTAHFPDGGIYEGEFVNGRREGTGVFTQADGFTYKGSWVDNKIEGEGVATYPNGNVYKGAFKDNRRHGKGEMIFANGAIFDGEWVDGQRGEAPTPPAPGD; encoded by the coding sequence ATGCGCGGAATTGACCGATGGGCGACCCTCGGGGCGCGAATGGCCAGCGCGGGCGCGATCGCCCTCCTGCCCTATTGCGCTGCGGCCGACGAAGCGAGCGTCGCAGTGAAGAAATACGACAGCGGCGGCGTTTACGAAGGCGAATTCAAGGACGGCAAACAGCACGGTTACGGCTCCTTCACCCTTCCGGGCGGCTATGAATACGAGGGGGAATGGGTCGAGGGGCGGATAGAGGGCGAAGGCCGCGTCAAATACGAGAACGGTTCGGTCTATGTGGGCGAGTTCAAGGACGGCGCCCCGAACGGGCGCGGTCAGATCACCTATTCCGATGGCGGCTCCTATGAGGGCGATTGGGTTGGGGGCGTGATTCAGGGGTCGGGCGTCGCGACATATGCTGACGGCGCACGCTACGAGGGCGAATTCCAGAACTCCGCCCATAACGGGCGCGGCGTGATGACCCGGCCGAACGGCTACCGTTACGAAGGCGAATGGACCGATGGAGCGCCTGACGGCGAAGGAACGGTCACCTATTCCGACGGCTCGGTCTATACGGGAACCTTCAAGGCTGGGGTCCGCGAGGGAACCGGCGAAATCACGATGCCAGACGGGTTCGTCTACAAGGGCGAATGGAAGGCTGGCCAGATCGCCGGCATGGGCGCTGCGACCTATGCGAACGGCGACGCCTACGAGGGCGAATTCGTCAACGGCGAGCGCGAAGGCGAGGGCCGCGCGCACTATGCGAATGGCGACATTTACGAAGGCGCGTTCGTCGCCGGCAAACGCCAGGGAAAAGGCATGCTGACGGCCGCGAACGGCGATGTCTATGAGGGCGAATGGGTCGAAGGCCGGTTCGAGGGTCCGGGCGTCGCCCGCCTGGCCGATGGCCGGGTTCTGGAGGGTGTTTTCGTCGACAACGCCATCACCGGCGTCGGCAAGATGACCACTGCCGACGGCGGCGTCTACGAGGGCGAATGGGTGGAGGGCCGGATCGAGGGGCAAGGCGAGTTCCGCTACGCCTCCGGCGCCGTCTACAAGGGCGAATTCAAGAACGGCCGGATCAACGGCGAGGGTCGCATCGTCTATCCCGACGGCTATGAATACGAGGGCGAATGGGCCGACGACCAGCCGAACGGAACCGGAACCGCCCACTTCCCCGATGGCGGAATCTATGAGGGCGAATTCGTCAATGGCCGGCGCGAGGGGACAGGCGTTTTCACCCAGGCTGACGGCTTCACCTACAAGGGTTCCTGGGTCGACAACAAGATCGAGGGCGAAGGCGTCGCCACCTATCCGAACGGCAATGTTTACAAGGGCGCGTTCAAAGACAATCGACGCCACGGCAAGGGCGAGATGATCTTCGCCAACGGCGCGATCTTTGACGGCGAATGGGTCGATGGCCAGCGCGGCGAGGCGCCGACGCCACCGGCCCCCGGCGACTGA
- a CDS encoding glutamate--tRNA ligase — MIRTRFAPSPTGALHLGNLRTAVFNALLARGAGGRFLLRIDDTDRERSEQRFADAIRADLDWLGLRWDAEFIQSERMALYEAAAERLKADGRLYPAWESASDLALMRRRLLAAKRPPVYDRAALRMSDTERAELMATRPPHWRFRLEPGVIEWDDGLRGPQRIAAEAVSDPVLIREDGQFLYSLCSVVDDAEMGVTDVVRGADHVTNTATQIQLFAALGAAPPRFAHHALMVGPGGEKISKRLGGLSVADLRESGAEPTAVLSWLARIGSARPVEPLWSVEAAAEDFDLSTFGAAPVRAATADIMQLSAKMLHDAPFEAVRARLPSEVTEAFWLAVRPNIDRLEDVLDWRAVAAGATPLIAPEDAEFVAEALALLPPRPWDGGTWAAWTGAVKAATGRKGRALFLPLRRALTGRDHGPEMATFMPFLAKP; from the coding sequence ATGATCAGAACGCGATTCGCGCCTTCGCCGACCGGGGCGCTGCATCTCGGCAATCTGCGCACGGCGGTGTTCAACGCACTGCTTGCGCGCGGTGCGGGGGGGCGGTTTCTACTCCGAATCGATGATACCGACCGGGAGCGTTCGGAGCAGCGCTTCGCCGATGCGATCCGCGCCGATCTCGACTGGCTCGGCCTCCGCTGGGACGCGGAGTTCATCCAGTCCGAACGTATGGCGCTATACGAGGCGGCGGCGGAGCGGCTGAAAGCCGATGGACGGCTCTATCCGGCGTGGGAGAGCGCCAGTGATCTCGCGCTCATGCGGCGTCGGCTTCTCGCTGCGAAACGCCCGCCGGTCTATGACCGCGCCGCGCTCAGGATGAGCGATACGGAGCGCGCGGAACTGATGGCGACGCGCCCGCCGCACTGGCGCTTTCGGCTGGAGCCTGGTGTTATCGAATGGGACGACGGGCTGCGCGGCCCCCAGCGGATCGCGGCGGAGGCGGTCTCTGATCCGGTCCTGATCCGAGAGGATGGCCAGTTTCTCTATTCGCTCTGCTCGGTGGTCGACGACGCCGAGATGGGGGTGACGGATGTGGTCAGGGGCGCCGACCATGTCACCAACACCGCGACGCAGATCCAGCTTTTCGCCGCGCTGGGCGCCGCGCCGCCTCGCTTCGCGCATCATGCGCTGATGGTCGGGCCGGGCGGCGAGAAGATATCGAAACGCCTTGGTGGTCTTTCGGTGGCGGATTTGCGCGAGTCGGGGGCGGAGCCGACGGCGGTGCTTTCGTGGCTGGCGCGTATCGGATCGGCGCGGCCGGTCGAGCCGCTCTGGTCGGTCGAGGCGGCGGCGGAGGATTTCGATCTGTCCACATTCGGCGCCGCGCCGGTCCGCGCCGCCACTGCCGATATCATGCAGCTCTCGGCGAAAATGCTGCACGACGCTCCGTTCGAGGCCGTGCGCGCCCGGCTTCCGTCCGAGGTGACGGAGGCGTTTTGGCTCGCGGTCCGGCCCAATATCGACCGGCTGGAGGACGTTCTCGATTGGCGCGCCGTCGCCGCCGGGGCGACTCCGCTGATCGCACCGGAGGATGCGGAGTTCGTAGCTGAGGCGCTGGCGCTGCTCCCGCCCCGACCGTGGGACGGGGGCACATGGGCGGCATGGACCGGCGCGGTGAAGGCGGCGACCGGGCGCAAGGGCAGGGCGCTTTTCCTTCCGCTCCGCCGTGCGCTCACCGGGCGGGATCACGGGCCGGAAATGGCGACGTTCATGCCGTTTCTTGCGAAACCCTGA
- the cysS gene encoding cysteine--tRNA ligase, translating to MTEIRLHNSLTRRKEVFKPLNPENVRMYVCGPTVYDRAHIGNARPAVVFDVLYRLLRHIYGEDHVTYVRNITDIDDKINARAKETLKPDETPVEAIRRITDETAAWYRDDMAALGCLPPTHQPRATEFVPQMVAMISELIEKGNAYAAEGHVLFEVATYPEYGRLSGRSTEDMIAGARVEVAPYKRDPMDFVLWKPSTDDQPGWDSPWGRGRPGWHIECSAMASELLGETFDIHGGGADLQFPHHENEIAQSCCAAPGAGFANLWMHNGMINVDGRKMSKSLGNFLTVEDLRGQAPGEVLRLALLGTHYRGTLDWTQQRMDEAAAALTKWRAVSEGASPTLPHSVIEALVDDLNTPAAIAELHRLAREGEGDSLAGGMALMNFRAPNLHVYQEILDSESELIEGLLAERSAARATKDFGRADTIRKRLDDAGVLVIDGKGGPSQWRRGPGFDPKKLYDNLSEQR from the coding sequence ATGACCGAGATCAGACTGCACAACTCCCTGACCCGCCGGAAGGAGGTTTTCAAACCTCTGAACCCCGAGAATGTGCGGATGTATGTCTGCGGGCCGACCGTCTACGACCGCGCCCATATCGGCAACGCCCGCCCGGCGGTGGTGTTCGACGTGCTTTATCGGTTGCTCCGCCATATCTATGGCGAGGATCATGTCACTTATGTCCGCAATATCACGGATATAGACGACAAAATTAATGCGCGGGCGAAAGAGACGTTGAAACCCGATGAGACGCCGGTCGAGGCGATCCGGCGCATCACCGACGAGACCGCCGCCTGGTACCGGGACGACATGGCGGCGCTCGGCTGCCTCCCCCCGACGCACCAGCCCCGCGCCACGGAATTTGTGCCGCAGATGGTGGCGATGATCTCGGAACTGATCGAGAAGGGCAACGCCTACGCCGCCGAAGGCCATGTGCTGTTCGAGGTCGCGACCTATCCCGAATACGGCCGCCTCTCCGGCCGCTCGACCGAAGACATGATCGCCGGCGCGCGGGTTGAGGTCGCGCCCTATAAACGCGACCCGATGGATTTCGTCCTCTGGAAACCCTCCACCGACGACCAGCCGGGCTGGGACAGCCCATGGGGTAGAGGAAGGCCCGGTTGGCATATCGAATGCTCGGCGATGGCGTCGGAGCTTCTCGGCGAGACCTTCGATATTCACGGCGGCGGCGCGGATTTGCAGTTTCCGCATCACGAGAACGAAATCGCGCAAAGCTGCTGCGCGGCACCGGGTGCGGGGTTCGCGAACCTCTGGATGCACAACGGGATGATCAATGTCGATGGGAGGAAGATGTCGAAATCGCTCGGCAACTTCCTGACCGTCGAGGACTTGCGGGGACAGGCGCCGGGCGAAGTGCTGCGCCTGGCGCTTCTGGGGACGCATTACCGTGGAACGCTGGACTGGACGCAGCAACGAATGGATGAGGCTGCAGCGGCGTTGACCAAGTGGCGAGCTGTTAGTGAGGGGGCTTCCCCTACGCTTCCTCATTCAGTGATTGAGGCTCTAGTCGACGATCTAAATACTCCTGCAGCAATTGCGGAGCTGCATCGTTTGGCTCGGGAGGGAGAGGGCGATTCACTTGCTGGCGGAATGGCGCTAATGAATTTCCGTGCGCCGAACTTGCATGTTTATCAGGAAATTCTCGACAGCGAATCCGAGCTAATCGAAGGGTTGCTTGCTGAGCGATCAGCAGCTCGTGCTACGAAAGATTTCGGTCGCGCCGATACTATACGCAAGCGGCTTGATGATGCGGGAGTACTGGTGATTGACGGGAAGGGTGGACCTTCTCAGTGGCGGCGTGGTCCAGGCTTCGATCCCAAAAAGCTTTACGACAACCTGTCGGAGCAAAGATGA
- the cimA gene encoding citramalate synthase — protein sequence MTRTRLSLFDTTLRDGQQTQGVDFSGDDKRKIALALDALGLDYVEGGWPGANPTDSEFFANAPVLKHATFTAFGMTKRAGRSAANDDVLAEVANAGTPAVCLVGKSYDFHVETALGITLDENVANISESIAHLVGLGREALFDAEHFFDGYKANPDYALRCLDAAMEAGARWVVLCDTNGGTLPDEIAEITGAVARRLPGDRLGIHTHNDTETAVAGALAAVDAGARQIQGTLNGLGERCGNANLVSIIPTLLLKEPWASRYEVSVPKDRLPGLSGLSRMLDELLNRAPDRHAPYVGAAAFAHKAGLHASAIIKDPTTYEHIPPEAVGNERVIPMSNQAGRSNLLRRLSEAGISAEKSDPRLSRLLQDVKDKEDRGFSYDSAEASFQLLARAHLGLRRKFFDVERFRVTVERRHNAMKNLVTVSEAVVVVNVDGSRFISASESLDEAGSDQGPVNALSKALSKDLGKYDAAIADMRLVDFKVRILSAGTEAITRVLLESCDGEGRRWTTVGVSANIVDASFQALIDAIDFKLHRDTDR from the coding sequence ATGACCCGCACCCGCCTCTCCCTCTTCGACACCACCCTCCGCGACGGCCAGCAGACGCAGGGGGTGGATTTCTCCGGCGACGACAAGCGCAAGATCGCGCTGGCGCTTGACGCGCTCGGTCTCGACTATGTCGAGGGTGGCTGGCCCGGCGCCAACCCGACCGACAGCGAGTTCTTCGCAAATGCGCCTGTCCTGAAACACGCCACCTTCACCGCCTTCGGCATGACGAAGCGCGCCGGGCGTTCGGCGGCGAATGACGATGTGCTGGCCGAGGTGGCGAACGCCGGAACGCCCGCCGTCTGCCTCGTCGGCAAGAGCTACGATTTCCATGTCGAGACCGCGCTCGGCATCACGCTCGACGAGAACGTCGCGAACATTTCTGAAAGCATCGCACATCTCGTCGGCCTCGGCCGCGAAGCGCTTTTCGACGCCGAGCATTTCTTCGACGGCTACAAGGCGAACCCGGATTACGCGCTGCGCTGCCTCGACGCAGCGATGGAGGCCGGCGCGCGCTGGGTCGTGCTTTGCGACACCAATGGCGGCACGCTGCCGGACGAAATCGCGGAGATCACTGGCGCGGTCGCCAGGCGTCTGCCGGGTGACCGGCTCGGCATCCACACCCATAACGACACCGAAACCGCCGTCGCCGGGGCGCTGGCGGCGGTGGATGCGGGCGCGCGGCAGATTCAGGGCACGCTCAACGGGTTGGGGGAGCGTTGCGGCAACGCCAATCTCGTCTCGATCATCCCGACGCTGCTGCTGAAGGAGCCGTGGGCGAGCCGTTACGAGGTTTCCGTCCCGAAGGACAGATTGCCGGGGCTGAGCGGGCTAAGCCGGATGCTCGACGAGCTTCTGAACCGTGCGCCCGACCGTCACGCACCCTATGTCGGCGCGGCGGCCTTCGCGCACAAGGCCGGGCTCCACGCCTCCGCCATCATCAAGGATCCGACGACCTATGAGCATATCCCGCCGGAGGCGGTGGGAAACGAACGCGTCATCCCGATGTCGAATCAGGCCGGCCGCTCGAACCTTCTGCGCCGGCTTTCCGAGGCGGGCATCAGCGCCGAGAAGAGTGACCCGCGGCTTTCGCGCCTCCTGCAGGATGTGAAGGACAAGGAGGACAGGGGCTTCTCCTATGACAGCGCGGAAGCGTCATTCCAGCTGCTGGCGCGGGCGCATCTCGGCTTGCGCCGGAAGTTCTTCGATGTCGAACGGTTCCGTGTCACGGTCGAGAGGCGGCACAATGCGATGAAGAATCTCGTCACCGTCTCGGAAGCGGTGGTGGTGGTGAATGTCGATGGCTCACGGTTCATCTCCGCTTCGGAAAGCCTCGATGAGGCGGGCTCCGATCAGGGGCCGGTCAATGCGCTTTCGAAGGCTTTGAGCAAGGATCTTGGCAAATATGACGCCGCGATCGCCGACATGCGGCTGGTGGACTTCAAGGTGCGCATCCTCTCCGCCGGCACCGAGGCGATCACCCGCGTCCTGCTTGAGAGCTGTGATGGCGAGGGGCGACGCTGGACCACAGTGGGTGTTTCAGCCAACATCGTAGATGCTTCCTTTCAGGCGCTGATCGATGCGATTGACTTCAAGCTTCATCGCGATACAGACCGATAA
- a CDS encoding squalene/phytoene synthase family protein: MRAPILSAVGEAARRGDEPRFLAALFAPPARREALFALLAFNLELSKIPATVSEPILGEIRLAWWREALDDLFERDIVRGHEVIAALDAARGAAALDHGALVAMVDARLYALTPGGIEDTAALGAYLGGTGGALVGSLVRALGGDAAAVEVAALAGRAEATGRLIAALPEIIANGGDAHLTAGLDMNALREGRTPAALSDALRGLAEDGLARLGAARARRREVPRAMRAPLFSVHVAERVLISATKPGFDPFGYEETSPFRARVELLARAAAGRF, encoded by the coding sequence ATGAGAGCGCCAATTCTTTCCGCTGTCGGTGAGGCGGCGCGGCGGGGCGATGAGCCGCGGTTCCTCGCGGCGCTCTTCGCGCCCCCGGCGCGGCGCGAGGCGCTTTTCGCATTGCTCGCCTTCAATCTCGAGCTGTCGAAGATCCCGGCGACGGTGTCGGAGCCGATCCTGGGCGAGATCCGGCTCGCCTGGTGGCGCGAGGCGCTGGACGATCTTTTCGAGCGCGACATCGTGCGGGGCCATGAGGTGATCGCGGCGCTCGATGCGGCGCGCGGCGCGGCGGCGCTCGACCATGGGGCGCTGGTGGCGATGGTCGACGCGCGCCTCTATGCGCTCACCCCGGGCGGAATCGAGGATACCGCCGCGCTCGGGGCCTATCTCGGCGGGACGGGCGGTGCGCTCGTCGGCTCTCTCGTGCGGGCGCTTGGCGGCGACGCGGCGGCGGTGGAGGTCGCGGCCCTCGCGGGGCGCGCGGAAGCGACGGGGCGGTTGATCGCGGCGCTGCCGGAAATCATCGCCAACGGCGGCGACGCGCACCTCACCGCGGGGCTGGACATGAACGCGCTCCGCGAGGGGCGGACGCCGGCGGCGCTGAGCGACGCTCTGCGCGGACTGGCCGAGGATGGACTGGCGCGGCTCGGCGCGGCGCGGGCGCGGCGGCGCGAGGTTCCGCGCGCCATGCGTGCGCCGCTTTTCAGCGTCCATGTCGCGGAGCGGGTGCTAATTAGCGCCACGAAGCCGGGTTTCGACCCATTCGGATATGAAGAAACGTCGCCATTTCGCGCCCGGGTCGAACTTCTCGCTCGGGCCGCCGCCGGGCGCTTCTGA
- the parE gene encoding DNA topoisomerase IV subunit B, with translation MAAAQSAAKVASDLFAKEDRESKAYDASSIEVLEGLEPVRKRPGMYIGGTDERALHHLVAEVLDNSMDEAVAGHASRIEVELLADGACRITDNGRGVPIDPHPRYPGKSALEVILTTLHSGGKFSGKAYETSGGLHGVGVSVVNALSDHLVVEVARDRTLWRQAFSRGTPEGGLEKIGPAPNRRGTSVLFHPDPEIFGPRAALKPARLWKMARSKAYLFGGVEIRWKCAADLIGAADATPAEDVFHFPGGLSDFLAATLSNEVTRTATPFAGKVAFSEKFGPETAGSVEWAIAWTPMRDAFVSSYCNTVPTPEGGTHEAGFRAALTKGVRAYGELIGARKAAQITGEDLFAEGCAMISAFIREPDFVGQTKDRLSTTEAQRLVEGAVRDHWDNWLAADPKAAGALIEVFIERAEDRMRRRKEKETARKTATKKLRLPGKLVDCSAVDRAGTEIFLVEGDSAGGSAKMARDRKTQALLPLRGKILNVLGAASSKLGQNQEIADLCQALGVGMGARYDDEDLRYERVIIMTDADVDGAHIASLLMTFFFTQMRPLVENGHLFLAQPPLYRLTQGGKSVYAQDEESRDRLMKSAFSGRGKIDVSRFKGLGEMDAKDLKDTTMNAETRRLIRVAIDDDEPGETAGLVERLMGKKPELRFDYIQANARFAEALDI, from the coding sequence ATGGCCGCCGCCCAGTCCGCCGCAAAGGTCGCCAGCGACCTTTTCGCGAAAGAAGACCGCGAATCGAAGGCCTATGACGCCTCCTCCATCGAGGTGCTCGAGGGGCTGGAGCCGGTCCGCAAGCGCCCAGGCATGTATATCGGCGGCACCGATGAGCGCGCGTTGCACCACCTTGTCGCCGAGGTTCTGGACAATTCGATGGACGAGGCCGTGGCCGGCCACGCCAGCCGGATCGAGGTCGAACTGCTCGCGGACGGCGCCTGCCGGATCACCGATAACGGGCGCGGCGTGCCGATCGACCCCCACCCCCGCTATCCCGGCAAGTCGGCGCTCGAAGTGATCCTCACCACGCTGCATTCCGGCGGCAAGTTCTCCGGCAAGGCCTACGAAACGTCAGGCGGCCTTCACGGCGTCGGCGTTTCGGTGGTGAACGCACTTTCCGACCACCTTGTGGTTGAGGTCGCGCGCGACCGCACGCTCTGGCGGCAGGCGTTTTCGCGCGGAACGCCGGAGGGCGGGCTGGAGAAGATCGGCCCGGCTCCCAACCGGCGCGGCACCAGCGTCCTTTTTCATCCGGACCCGGAGATTTTCGGCCCCCGCGCAGCCCTGAAACCGGCGCGGCTCTGGAAGATGGCGCGCTCGAAGGCCTATCTTTTCGGCGGAGTCGAGATTCGCTGGAAATGCGCCGCCGACCTGATCGGCGCGGCCGACGCGACGCCGGCCGAGGACGTCTTTCACTTTCCCGGCGGCCTTTCGGACTTCCTCGCCGCGACGCTATCGAACGAAGTGACGCGCACCGCGACGCCTTTCGCCGGCAAGGTCGCGTTCTCCGAAAAGTTCGGCCCGGAAACCGCAGGATCGGTCGAATGGGCCATCGCCTGGACGCCGATGCGCGACGCGTTCGTCTCCAGCTATTGCAACACCGTCCCGACGCCGGAGGGCGGCACGCACGAGGCGGGGTTTCGCGCCGCGCTGACAAAGGGCGTACGCGCGTATGGCGAGTTGATCGGGGCGCGCAAAGCCGCGCAGATCACCGGCGAAGACCTTTTCGCCGAGGGCTGCGCGATGATCTCCGCCTTCATCCGCGAGCCGGATTTCGTCGGCCAGACCAAGGACCGTCTCTCCACGACCGAGGCGCAGCGTCTCGTCGAAGGCGCGGTGCGCGACCACTGGGACAACTGGCTCGCAGCCGACCCGAAAGCCGCCGGCGCGCTTATCGAGGTCTTCATCGAGCGCGCCGAGGACCGGATGCGCAGGAGGAAGGAGAAGGAGACGGCGCGCAAGACCGCCACGAAGAAGCTCCGCCTGCCCGGCAAGCTGGTCGACTGTTCGGCCGTCGACCGCGCCGGAACCGAGATTTTCCTCGTCGAGGGCGACAGCGCCGGCGGCTCCGCCAAGATGGCGCGGGACAGGAAGACGCAGGCGCTGCTGCCGCTGCGCGGCAAGATCCTGAACGTGCTCGGCGCCGCCTCATCGAAGCTCGGTCAGAACCAGGAGATCGCCGATCTCTGCCAGGCTCTCGGCGTCGGCATGGGCGCACGTTACGACGACGAGGATCTCCGCTACGAGCGGGTGATCATCATGACCGACGCCGATGTCGACGGAGCGCATATCGCGTCGCTCCTGATGACGTTCTTCTTCACCCAGATGCGCCCGCTGGTCGAGAACGGCCATCTCTTCCTCGCGCAGCCGCCGCTTTATCGGCTGACGCAAGGTGGAAAATCGGTCTACGCGCAGGACGAAGAAAGCCGCGACCGGTTGATGAAGAGCGCCTTTTCCGGGCGCGGCAAGATCGACGTCAGCCGCTTCAAGGGCCTTGGCGAGATGGACGCGAAGGATCTCAAGGACACCACGATGAACGCCGAGACACGCCGCTTGATTCGCGTCGCGATCGACGATGACGAGCCAGGCGAAACCGCCGGACTCGTCGAGCGATTGATGGGCAAGAAGCCGGAGCTGCGCTTCGATTACATTCAGGCCAACGCGCGTTTCGCTGAGGCGCTCGACATCTGA